From one Eucalyptus grandis isolate ANBG69807.140 chromosome 9, ASM1654582v1, whole genome shotgun sequence genomic stretch:
- the LOC104420865 gene encoding LOW QUALITY PROTEIN: probable receptor-like protein kinase At1g11050 (The sequence of the model RefSeq protein was modified relative to this genomic sequence to represent the inferred CDS: deleted 1 base in 1 codon), with the protein MNLESAAISFSSFFAVLSLSALSPTSAAAAAAPTAATNGSTCLLDISYVRTIPWDTSNCRHPSFKPSASLSDTPNNLCCQDLLALFGVGLAQRLRQTSLFLLPDLNSSISCLQDFQHVLTSLSLATDLVSYCLDPSLFLITPYTCAHIHTTQDWVRELGNSTILDSACQPDLNVLAYCDQCESATLSIQAQLQSISANNPNTPECFYFTILYAAGIVNVYGPESTGVASCLMSLSINNQGSSGSKRHTNLIFGLTGAAVAVIFMSCLLGLYFWYDRMRKRRRRIQGSNADSSLDPEESGTRARPGPNKEFIWFKIRDLEKATSNFSQKNFIGRGCFGLVFKGVLSDGTEVAVKRIMESDFQGDAEFCNEVKIISNLKHRNLVPFRGCCVVDGDDDDDDYDEMSGQRYLVDDYMPNGNLNDHLFPLPDNQSGKKTLTWPQRKNIISDVAKGLAYLHYGVKPAIYHRDIKATNILLDADMRARVADFGLAKQSREGQSHLTTRVAGTHGYLAPEYALYGQLTEKSDVYSFGVVVLETMCGRKALDLSSLGSPRAFLITDWVWSLIKAGKIEEAFDPSLLKDGESTNSNPKGIMERFVLVGILCAHVMVALRPTILDALKMLEGDIEVPSIPDRPNSLGHPSFAGDGNTFSISPTLSGPKLNPGHAQVMEIGKS; encoded by the exons ATGAATCTTGAATCCGCAGccatctccttctcctccttcttcgcagttctttctctctctgctctctcccCAACTtctgccgctgccgctgccgcccCCACCGCTGCCACGAACGGATCGACATGCCTTCTGGATATCAGCTACGTGCGCACAATCCCTTGGGACACTTCGAATTGCCGACACCCCAGCTTCAAACCCAGCGCTTCCCTCAGCGACACCCCTAATAACCTCTGTTGCCAGGACCTCCTGGCCCTCTTCGGCGTTGGTTTGGCTCAGAGGCTCCGACAGACTTCCCTCTTCCTACTCCCGGACCTCAACTCCTCCATTTCTTGCCTCCAAGACTTCCAACACGtcctcacttctctctctctcgccaccGATCTTGTTTCCTACTGCCTCGACCCTTCGCTGTTCCTCATCACGCCCTACACTTGTGCCCACATTCACACTACGCAGGACTGGGTCAGGGAACTTGGCAACTCAACGATTCTTGATTCGGCCTGCCAGCCCGACCTCAATGTTTTGGCCTACTGTGACCAGTGCGAGTCTGCTACTTTGAGCATCCAAGCCCAGCTGCAATCCATCAGTGCTAATAATCCCAATACTCCGGAATGTTTTTATTTCACTATTCTGTATGCTGCTGGTATTGTCAATGTCTACGGCCCCGAGAGTACTGGCGTGGCGTCGTGCCTTATGTCATTGTCGATCAATAACCAAGGGAGTTCGGGTAGCAAACGGCACACTAATCTCATTTTCGGCTTGACTGGGGCTGCTGTTGCGGTCATATTCATGTCTTGTTTGCTGGGCTTGtacttttggtatgataggatgaggaagaggagaagaagaattcaGGGGTCTAATGCAGATTCTAGTCTTGACCCGGAGGAATCGGGGACTAGGGCAAGACCAGGGCCCAATAAGGAATTTATTTGGTTCAAAATTCGCGATCTTGAGAAAGCAACCAGCAACTTCTCGCAGAAGAATTTCATCGGGCGGGGGTGTTTTGGATTGGTTTTCAAGGGAGTTCTATCTGATGGGACAGAGGTTGCCGTCAAGAGAATTATGGAATCGGATTTCCAGGGGGATGCTGAGTTTTGCAACGAGGTCAAGATTATTAGCAATTTGAAGCATAGGAATTTGGTGCCATTTAGGGGATGCTGTGTGGTAGacggagatgatgatgatgatgattatgatgaaatGAGTGGCCAGAGATATCTTGTCGATGATTACATGCCAAATGGTAATCTCAATGATCATCTTTTCCCATTGCCCGATAATCAAAGTGGGAAGAAGACATTGACCTGGCCTCAAAGGAAAAACATTATTTCGGACGTGGCAAAGGGGCTCGCTTATCTGCACTATGGGGTGAAACCTGCAATATATCATAGAGACATTAAAGCGACAAACATTTTGCTGGATGCAGACATGAGGGCAAGAGTCGCAGATTTTGGATTAGCAAAGCAAAGCAGAGAAGGACAATCCCATCTTACTACCAGGGTGGCTGGAACTCATGGCTATTTGGCTCCTGAGTATGCACTTTATGGACAGCTGACTGAAAAGAGTGATGTCTATAGTTTCGGAGTGGTTGTTTTGGAAACAATGTGTGGTAGAAAGGCTCTTGATTTGTCTTCTTTAGGGTCGCCACGGGCATTTTTGATAACAGATTGGGTCTGGTCTCTGATAAAAGCTGGGAAGATAGAAGAGGCATTTGAtccttcgttgttgaaagatgGAGAGTCTACAAATTCAAACCCAAAGGGCATAATGGAGAGATTTGTGCTGGTTGGAATACTGTGTGCTCATGTTATGGTGGCTTTAAGGCCAACCATCTTGGATGCACTGAAAATGTTGGAAGGAGATATTGAAGTTCCTTCCATCCCAGACAGG CCCAACTCCCTGGGACACCCATCGTTTGCTGGAGATGGCAACACTTTCAGCATATCACCTACTTTAAGTGGGCCCAAATTGAACCCTGGACATGCTCAGGTAATGGAAATTGGGAAAAGTTGA